In Arthrobacter citreus, a genomic segment contains:
- the coxB gene encoding cytochrome c oxidase subunit II — protein sequence MSSQDRTSSRRARILKISAVTSAGALFLSGCSSEVQRGWLPTERDMTNHTGRIMDLWVNSWIAALAVGVLTWALIIWCIVAYRRRKNETGYPRQLSYNLPLEIFYTAIPLFMVLVLFYFTDQDIRAISERVDDPDVVVDVRGKQWSWDFNYVNEDKYDLNVQVNLDGTEKAESDMPTLYLPVNQTVELQLNSRDVQHSFWVPAFLQKMDLYPGRTNYINITPGIEGTYEGKCAELCGEYHSEMLFNVKVVSEAEYDAYMNTLPDGQVGSEYDRVYNSESSEVRR from the coding sequence GTGAGTTCGCAGGACCGAACCAGCAGCCGACGCGCCAGGATCTTAAAGATCTCAGCCGTAACGTCGGCCGGCGCGTTGTTTTTATCGGGTTGTTCGTCAGAAGTCCAAAGAGGCTGGTTGCCCACGGAACGCGACATGACCAACCACACCGGCCGAATCATGGACCTGTGGGTCAATTCATGGATCGCCGCTCTGGCAGTTGGCGTGCTCACCTGGGCACTGATCATTTGGTGCATCGTCGCTTACCGCCGCCGGAAGAACGAGACCGGCTACCCGCGGCAGCTGAGCTACAACCTTCCCTTGGAGATTTTCTACACGGCAATCCCGCTGTTCATGGTGCTCGTGTTGTTCTACTTCACGGACCAGGACATCCGCGCCATCAGTGAGCGCGTTGATGACCCGGACGTCGTCGTCGACGTCCGCGGCAAGCAGTGGTCATGGGACTTCAACTATGTCAACGAGGACAAGTACGACCTCAACGTCCAGGTGAACCTGGATGGCACGGAGAAGGCCGAGTCGGACATGCCGACCCTGTACCTTCCCGTCAACCAGACCGTTGAGCTCCAGCTGAACTCCCGCGACGTGCAGCACTCCTTCTGGGTTCCCGCCTTCCTGCAGAAGATGGACCTTTACCCGGGACGCACCAACTACATCAACATCACTCCCGGCATCGAGGGCACCTACGAAGGTAAGTGCGCCGAGCTGTGCGGCGAGTACCACTCGGAAATGCTCTTCAACGTCAAGGTTGTTTCGGAAGCTGAATACGACGCTTACATGAACACCCTGCCTGATGGTCAGGTCGGCTCCGAGTACGACCGCGTGTACAACTCAGAATCAAGCGAAGTAAGGAGGTAG
- a CDS encoding iron-sulfur cluster assembly accessory protein — MSTSTSETGTGVDTAAAAALETELPTHEVALSDVAAGKVRSLLEQEGRTDLRLRVAVQPGGCSGLIYQLYFDERVLDGDAVRDFDGVEVIVDKMSVPYLSGASIDFEDTISKQGFTIDNPNAGGSCACGDSFH, encoded by the coding sequence ATGAGTACTTCCACCAGCGAAACCGGCACTGGAGTGGACACGGCAGCAGCTGCAGCCCTGGAAACGGAGCTGCCGACCCACGAAGTTGCCCTCTCCGATGTTGCCGCCGGAAAGGTGCGCAGCCTGTTGGAGCAGGAAGGCCGAACCGATCTGCGGCTTCGCGTGGCTGTTCAGCCGGGCGGCTGCTCAGGCCTGATTTACCAGCTGTACTTTGACGAGCGCGTCCTTGACGGCGACGCTGTCCGGGACTTCGACGGCGTCGAGGTCATTGTGGACAAGATGAGCGTGCCGTACCTGTCCGGTGCCTCGATCGACTTCGAGGACACCATCTCCAAGCAGGGGTTCACCATCGACAACCCCAACGCCGGCGGATCGTGCGCCTGCGGCGACTCGTTCCACTAA
- a CDS encoding cytochrome c oxidase subunit 4, whose amino-acid sequence MKVETKLFAYMAPFFLVVGVVYGYLVEWMEPVGFLALFLTAGMSAMIAFYIGFTGKRIGARPEDRLDAEIHEGSGEQGFFSPWSWWPLLLGLSAAGGFLGMAVGWWILYISAGMALIALVGWVFEYSRGAHAH is encoded by the coding sequence TTGAAGGTAGAGACTAAACTCTTCGCTTACATGGCGCCGTTCTTCCTGGTGGTCGGGGTTGTCTACGGCTACCTCGTCGAGTGGATGGAACCGGTTGGCTTCCTGGCACTGTTCCTGACCGCCGGCATGTCGGCCATGATCGCCTTTTACATCGGCTTCACCGGCAAGCGCATCGGCGCACGTCCGGAGGACCGGCTCGACGCCGAAATCCACGAAGGTTCCGGCGAGCAGGGTTTCTTCAGCCCCTGGAGCTGGTGGCCGCTGCTGCTGGGTCTGTCCGCCGCAGGCGGATTCCTCGGCATGGCCGTGGGCTGGTGGATCCTTTACATCAGTGCCGGCATGGCGCTGATCGCCCTGGTTGGCTGGGTCTTTGAATACAGCCGCGGAGCCCACGCACACTAA
- a CDS encoding GntR family transcriptional regulator yields the protein MHQAFKNFPELLDPLSDVAKHLQLQNILRRFVDQHASAGAAIPSERVLAEHFGVARMTVRQAIDALVADEVLERVVGLGTFVARPKLDLQVKLTSYSEEMHRRGMVPDARVLSFEQIGASRLVARELQIDPGQPVIRFRRQLLADGEPMSVDENFIPASHVPGMLDEEPPTSLYRVLSERYGMVMEWGEDTIEATAASASIARLLNVELGAPLLKIQRHAYVARSMVDYSVSYYRADRYKLWVPLQRPGMRTPRSYHPGRHQGS from the coding sequence ATGCACCAGGCGTTCAAGAATTTCCCCGAGCTGCTCGACCCGCTCTCCGATGTGGCGAAACACCTGCAGCTGCAGAACATCCTGCGGCGGTTTGTGGATCAGCACGCCAGTGCGGGCGCCGCCATTCCGAGCGAACGCGTGCTGGCCGAGCATTTCGGCGTGGCACGCATGACCGTCCGGCAGGCCATTGATGCCCTGGTGGCCGATGAAGTGCTTGAACGGGTGGTGGGACTTGGCACCTTCGTGGCCCGCCCCAAGCTGGACCTGCAGGTGAAGCTGACGTCATACAGCGAGGAAATGCACCGCCGCGGCATGGTGCCCGATGCGCGGGTCCTGAGCTTCGAGCAGATCGGCGCATCGCGCCTGGTTGCGCGGGAGCTGCAGATTGACCCGGGCCAGCCTGTGATCCGTTTCCGCCGCCAGCTCCTTGCTGACGGCGAGCCCATGAGCGTGGACGAGAACTTCATTCCCGCCTCGCACGTTCCGGGAATGCTCGATGAAGAGCCGCCCACGTCCCTGTACCGGGTGCTCAGTGAGCGCTACGGCATGGTGATGGAATGGGGAGAGGACACCATAGAGGCAACCGCGGCTTCGGCCTCAATTGCCCGGCTGCTCAATGTCGAGCTGGGTGCCCCGCTCCTGAAGATCCAGCGGCACGCCTATGTGGCGCGCTCCATGGTGGACTACTCGGTGTCGTACTACCGCGCCGACCGGTACAAGCTTTGGGTACCCCTGCAGCGGCCTGGGATGCGCACACCGCGTTCCTATCACCCCGGCCGGCATCAGGGCTCCTGA
- the ctaD gene encoding cytochrome c oxidase subunit I, whose protein sequence is MTTLEYTSEDTQVAPRVVPVSKGRIIVSWITSTDHKTIGFMYLITSFIFFCLAGVMALVIRAELFEPGMQILQTKEQYNQLFTMHGTVMLLMFATPLFAGFANVMMPLQIGAPDVAFPRLNALAFWFFLFGSTIAVAGFITPQGAASFGWFAYAPLSNTTFSPGVGGDLWVFGLALSGFGTILGAVNFITTIICMRAPGMTMWRMPIFTWNTLVTGILILMAFPPLAAALFALGADRRFGAHIFDPERGGAILWQHLFWFFGHPEVYIIALPFFGIVSEIFPVFSRKPIFGYKGLVYATIAIAALSVTVWAHHMYVTGAVMLPFFSFMTMLIAVPTGVKFFNWIGTMWRGSITFETPMLWSIGFLITFLFGGLTGIILASPPLDFHVSDTYFVVAHFHYVVFGTVVFAMFAGFYFWWPKWTGKMLNERLGKIHFWMLFVGFHATFLIQHWLGVLGMPRRYADYLPEDNFTLMNQFSTVGSFLLGASMIPFFWNVYITWRHGKKVEVDDPWGFGGSLEWATSCPPPRHNFTSLPRIRSERPALDLHHPELQQTVTDTSAAGKVFGPGDRKEKVN, encoded by the coding sequence GTGACTACTCTCGAATACACTTCGGAAGATACTCAAGTTGCACCGCGCGTCGTCCCCGTCTCCAAGGGACGCATCATCGTCAGTTGGATCACCTCCACTGACCACAAGACCATCGGGTTCATGTACCTGATCACCTCATTCATCTTCTTCTGCCTCGCAGGCGTGATGGCCCTGGTCATCCGTGCGGAACTGTTTGAGCCCGGTATGCAGATCCTGCAGACCAAGGAGCAGTACAACCAGCTGTTCACCATGCACGGCACGGTGATGCTGCTGATGTTCGCCACGCCGCTGTTCGCCGGCTTCGCCAACGTCATGATGCCGCTGCAGATCGGCGCACCCGACGTTGCGTTCCCGCGCCTGAACGCGCTGGCCTTCTGGTTCTTCCTCTTCGGCAGCACCATTGCCGTGGCCGGCTTCATCACCCCGCAGGGCGCCGCCTCCTTTGGCTGGTTCGCCTATGCGCCGCTGTCCAACACAACCTTCTCCCCGGGCGTGGGCGGAGACTTGTGGGTGTTCGGCCTGGCCCTGTCGGGCTTCGGCACCATCCTCGGTGCGGTGAACTTCATCACCACCATCATCTGCATGCGTGCCCCGGGCATGACCATGTGGCGCATGCCGATCTTCACCTGGAACACCCTAGTGACCGGTATCCTCATCCTGATGGCCTTCCCGCCGCTGGCCGCCGCACTGTTTGCACTGGGTGCGGACCGCCGGTTCGGGGCACACATCTTTGATCCCGAACGCGGTGGCGCCATCCTGTGGCAGCACCTGTTCTGGTTCTTCGGCCACCCCGAGGTCTACATCATCGCGCTGCCGTTCTTCGGCATTGTTTCCGAAATCTTCCCGGTCTTCAGCCGCAAGCCGATCTTCGGTTACAAGGGCCTGGTGTACGCCACCATCGCCATTGCAGCCCTGTCCGTGACCGTGTGGGCTCACCACATGTACGTCACCGGCGCTGTCATGCTGCCGTTCTTCTCCTTCATGACCATGCTGATCGCGGTGCCAACCGGCGTGAAGTTCTTCAACTGGATCGGCACGATGTGGCGGGGGTCGATTACCTTCGAAACTCCCATGCTGTGGAGCATCGGGTTCCTGATCACGTTCCTCTTCGGTGGACTGACCGGAATTATCCTGGCCTCCCCGCCGCTCGACTTCCACGTTTCGGACACCTACTTCGTGGTGGCTCACTTCCACTACGTGGTCTTCGGAACCGTTGTCTTCGCGATGTTCGCCGGCTTCTACTTCTGGTGGCCCAAGTGGACCGGGAAGATGCTCAACGAGCGTCTGGGCAAGATCCACTTCTGGATGCTGTTTGTCGGCTTCCACGCAACGTTCCTGATCCAGCACTGGCTGGGCGTGCTCGGCATGCCGCGCCGCTACGCCGACTACCTGCCGGAGGACAACTTCACGCTGATGAACCAGTTCTCCACCGTGGGTTCCTTCCTCCTGGGCGCGTCAATGATTCCGTTCTTCTGGAACGTGTACATCACCTGGCGCCACGGCAAGAAGGTGGAAGTTGACGACCCCTGGGGCTTCGGCGGATCGCTGGAGTGGGCCACTTCGTGCCCGCCTCCGCGCCACAACTTCACGTCCCTGCCGCGCATTCGTTCCGAGCGCCCGGCACTGGATCTGCACCACCCTGAACTGCAGCAGACGGTGACCGATACGTCGGCCGCCGGCAAGGTCTTCGGACCGGGCGACCGTAAGGAGAAAGTCAATTGA